A single window of Brevundimonas vitisensis DNA harbors:
- a CDS encoding acyl-CoA dehydrogenase family protein, with protein sequence MTDLDTFRAETRAWLEANCPAECRGPLDNEEDRVWGGRNPTFKTPAHKQWMEVMGARGWTAPEWPTEYGGGGLSREEAKVLASEMRRIDAQMPLSSFGIWMLGPALLQFGTEEQKKRFLPEIVRGEIRWCQGYSEPGAGSDLAGIQTRAEDRGDHWIVNGQKVWTSYADKADWIFCLVRTDPEAPKHLGISFVLFDMATPGVTTRPITLISGKSPFCETFFDDVRVEKANLVGTLNRGWDVAKALLAHERTMIGGMGMIGGGRPMGQVAADSVGTDDDGRLDDPILRAKIAELEVDLAAFQLSMERVGDQVKARQVSPAIASMLKYYGSELNKRRHELSMAAGGSDALEWESDRSRNGTAARDWLRTKANSIEGGTSEVQLNIIAKHILQLPGA encoded by the coding sequence ATGACCGATCTGGACACCTTCCGCGCCGAGACGCGGGCCTGGCTGGAGGCAAACTGCCCGGCCGAGTGCCGCGGGCCGTTGGACAATGAGGAGGACCGCGTCTGGGGCGGTCGCAATCCCACCTTCAAGACCCCGGCCCACAAGCAGTGGATGGAGGTGATGGGCGCGCGCGGCTGGACCGCCCCGGAATGGCCGACCGAATACGGTGGTGGGGGCCTGAGCCGCGAGGAGGCCAAGGTGCTGGCCTCGGAAATGCGGCGCATCGACGCCCAGATGCCGCTGTCGTCCTTCGGCATCTGGATGCTGGGCCCGGCCCTGCTGCAGTTCGGCACCGAAGAACAGAAGAAGCGCTTCCTGCCCGAGATCGTGCGCGGCGAGATTCGCTGGTGTCAGGGCTATTCCGAGCCCGGGGCCGGATCGGACCTGGCCGGGATCCAGACCCGCGCCGAGGATCGGGGCGACCACTGGATCGTCAACGGCCAGAAGGTCTGGACCAGCTATGCCGACAAGGCGGACTGGATTTTCTGCCTGGTGCGGACCGATCCGGAGGCGCCCAAGCATCTGGGTATCTCATTCGTGCTGTTTGATATGGCCACGCCGGGCGTGACCACGCGGCCCATCACCCTGATCAGCGGCAAATCCCCCTTCTGCGAGACCTTCTTCGACGATGTGCGGGTGGAGAAGGCAAACCTGGTCGGGACGCTGAACCGGGGCTGGGACGTGGCCAAGGCCCTGTTGGCGCATGAGCGGACCATGATCGGCGGCATGGGCATGATCGGCGGGGGACGGCCCATGGGTCAGGTCGCCGCCGACAGCGTCGGCACCGATGACGACGGACGCCTGGACGACCCGATCCTGCGCGCCAAGATTGCGGAGCTGGAGGTCGATCTGGCCGCCTTCCAGCTGTCGATGGAGCGGGTCGGGGATCAGGTGAAGGCTCGGCAGGTCAGCCCGGCCATCGCCTCCATGCTGAAATACTATGGCTCGGAGCTGAACAAGCGCCGCCACGAGCTGTCGATGGCGGCTGGCGGTTCGGATGCCTTGGAATGGGAAAGCGATCGCTCCCGCAACGGCACCGCCGCGCGGGACTGGCTGCGGACCAAAGCCAATTCGATCGAGGGCGGGACCAGCGAGGTCCAGCTGAACATCATCGCCAAACACATACTGCAACTGCCGGGGGCGTAG
- a CDS encoding ABC transporter ATP-binding protein, translating to MTQTDALPDDAIAIRGLRKTYAASKKAAPKTALDGVDLTIPRGSIFGLLGPNGAGKSTLINILAGVVNKSEGEVLIWGRDIDKRPRDARAALGVVPQEITADVFFTPREALEVQAGFYGVPANARRSDELLAAVGLSDKADAYVRALSGGMKRRLMVAKALVHNPPILILDEPTAGVDVELRRQLWAYVRRINALGVTILLTTHYLEEAQELCDSIAIMNRGRVVACEPTPQLLRRLDTRNVVVTPEHPLDGLPDLNGFEALARPNGAFAVTYRKGQSSVEQVLAAVRAAGVTIADITTEDPDLEDVFLALTYGDADQADPTKD from the coding sequence ATGACCCAGACCGATGCCCTGCCCGATGACGCCATCGCCATCCGGGGCCTGCGCAAGACCTATGCGGCTTCCAAGAAGGCGGCCCCGAAGACGGCTCTGGACGGGGTTGATCTGACCATTCCGCGCGGTTCGATCTTCGGCCTGCTGGGTCCCAATGGGGCCGGCAAGTCGACGCTGATCAACATCCTGGCGGGCGTGGTCAACAAGTCGGAAGGCGAGGTTCTGATCTGGGGCCGCGACATCGACAAGCGGCCGCGCGACGCACGCGCCGCCCTTGGGGTGGTACCTCAGGAGATCACCGCCGACGTCTTCTTCACCCCGCGTGAGGCGCTGGAGGTTCAGGCGGGATTCTATGGCGTGCCGGCCAACGCGCGCCGCTCGGACGAACTGCTGGCGGCCGTCGGTCTGTCGGACAAGGCCGATGCCTATGTGCGGGCCCTGTCGGGCGGGATGAAGCGGCGGCTGATGGTGGCCAAGGCCCTGGTCCACAATCCGCCGATCCTGATCCTGGACGAGCCGACCGCCGGGGTGGACGTGGAACTGCGCCGCCAGCTTTGGGCCTATGTCCGGCGGATCAATGCCCTGGGCGTGACCATCCTGCTGACCACCCACTATCTGGAGGAGGCGCAGGAGCTTTGCGACAGCATCGCCATCATGAACCGGGGCCGGGTGGTCGCCTGCGAGCCGACGCCGCAACTGCTGCGCCGCCTGGACACCCGCAATGTGGTGGTGACGCCCGAGCACCCGCTGGACGGCCTGCCTGACCTGAACGGGTTCGAGGCGCTGGCCCGCCCGAACGGGGCCTTTGCCGTCACCTATCGCAAGGGGCAGTCATCGGTGGAACAGGTGCTGGCCGCCGTGCGCGCGGCGGGCGTGACCATCGCCGATATCACGACCGAGGACCCGGACCTGGAAGACGTCTTTCTGGCCTTGACCTATGGCGACGCAGACCAGGCTGATCCGACAAAGGACTGA
- a CDS encoding murein hydrolase activator EnvC family protein, with protein sequence MRHLSTLAAIGLLIAAPALGAVGNAPDEIARLQAEYRDEAARARRLRADAAEAEAEVADLERRLSGLRREMSGEDRQLSLQRDRLRELSAREAVLVAQLSRARARHSRLLGALQMMTRRPPPPLLVPADRAVDTVRAAILMTAMAPALQAQGEGLTGRQAELGRVRRLAVLGSERLFTTESDQGDQRAELEGQIARKSDLRTVLDAEATEAERAAAVLERRLLALGGTVPVPDRETARTATRLPGGRSRLTRPVAGAPIQRFGGSSRGWRWAATGGPVRAPAAARVVHAGALEGWGRVVILDLGPGWQVVLAGLASVSVATGDRVGDGQTLGTAGASGDIYIELRRDERPVDPSPWLR encoded by the coding sequence TTGCGACATCTGTCCACCCTCGCCGCCATCGGCCTGCTGATCGCCGCACCCGCCTTGGGGGCCGTCGGCAACGCGCCTGACGAAATCGCGCGCCTTCAGGCCGAGTATCGCGACGAGGCGGCAAGGGCACGGCGATTGCGGGCCGACGCGGCAGAGGCAGAGGCAGAGGTTGCTGATCTGGAACGCCGCCTCAGTGGCCTGCGCCGCGAGATGTCGGGCGAGGATCGCCAGCTGTCGCTGCAACGCGACCGTCTGCGTGAACTCAGCGCCCGCGAGGCAGTGCTGGTGGCGCAGCTGTCGCGGGCCCGGGCGCGTCACTCGCGCCTGCTGGGGGCCTTGCAGATGATGACCCGGCGGCCGCCTCCGCCGCTTCTGGTGCCTGCGGACAGGGCGGTGGACACGGTGCGTGCCGCCATTTTGATGACCGCGATGGCCCCGGCGCTTCAGGCCCAGGGCGAGGGGCTGACCGGACGGCAGGCCGAGCTGGGCCGTGTCCGCCGCCTGGCCGTCCTTGGCAGCGAGCGCCTGTTCACCACCGAAAGCGATCAGGGCGACCAGCGCGCCGAACTTGAAGGCCAGATCGCCCGCAAGTCGGACCTGCGAACCGTGCTGGACGCCGAGGCGACCGAGGCCGAGCGCGCCGCAGCCGTGCTGGAGCGGCGCCTGTTGGCTCTGGGCGGTACCGTGCCGGTCCCGGATCGCGAAACGGCACGAACCGCGACCCGCCTGCCTGGCGGCCGCAGTCGTCTGACGCGCCCCGTGGCCGGGGCTCCGATCCAGCGGTTCGGCGGATCCAGCCGGGGATGGCGCTGGGCGGCGACCGGCGGTCCGGTCCGTGCACCGGCAGCGGCACGCGTGGTCCATGCCGGAGCATTGGAGGGCTGGGGCAGGGTGGTCATCCTGGATCTTGGCCCGGGCTGGCAGGTGGTTCTGGCGGGTCTGGCCAGCGTCTCGGTGGCGACTGGCGATCGGGTCGGTGATGGCCAGACGCTGGGCACCGCTGGTGCCTCGGGCGACATCTATATCGAGCTGCGCCGCGACGAGCGCCCCGTCGATCCCTCCCCCTGGCTCCGCTGA
- the trpS gene encoding tryptophan--tRNA ligase, whose protein sequence is MTEDVSSAYAGPRRILSGIQASGALHLGNYLGALKRFTALQDQGAPCFLFVADLHAITVWQDPALLAAQTREIAAAYLASGLDPARSVIFPQSAVRAHSELAWILNCTARLGWLDRMTQFKEKSGKHKERSSVGLYTYPVLQAADILLYKATEVPTGEDQKQHLELTRDIAGKFNTDFGVPGFFPLPEPLTQGPAPRVMSLRDGSAKMSKSDPSDQSRINLTDDADTIVSKIKKARTDPEPLPETLDGLAERAEARNLVTLYAALADISREAVLEQFGGQGFGAFKPALAELAVQSLAPVTAEMRRLMAAPDEIDRVLKDGAERAAAVADPVVDDVKRIVGFWRG, encoded by the coding sequence ATGACTGAAGACGTTTCCTCCGCCTATGCCGGCCCGCGCCGCATCCTTTCGGGCATCCAGGCCTCGGGGGCCCTGCACCTGGGCAACTATCTGGGCGCGCTGAAGCGGTTCACCGCCCTGCAGGACCAGGGCGCGCCCTGCTTCCTGTTCGTCGCCGACCTGCATGCCATAACCGTCTGGCAGGACCCGGCCCTGCTGGCTGCCCAGACGCGAGAGATCGCCGCCGCCTATCTGGCCAGTGGCCTGGACCCGGCCCGTTCGGTGATCTTTCCCCAGTCGGCGGTGCGGGCCCATTCCGAACTGGCCTGGATCCTGAACTGCACGGCCCGCCTGGGCTGGCTGGACCGGATGACCCAGTTCAAGGAAAAGTCGGGCAAGCACAAGGAACGCTCCAGCGTCGGCCTCTACACCTATCCGGTGCTGCAGGCGGCCGACATCCTGCTCTACAAGGCGACCGAGGTGCCGACGGGCGAGGACCAGAAACAGCACCTCGAACTGACCCGCGACATCGCCGGCAAGTTCAACACCGACTTCGGTGTGCCCGGCTTCTTCCCCCTGCCCGAGCCCCTGACCCAGGGGCCGGCCCCGCGCGTGATGAGCCTGCGGGACGGCTCGGCCAAGATGAGCAAGTCCGACCCGTCGGACCAGTCGCGCATCAATCTGACGGACGATGCCGACACCATCGTCTCCAAGATCAAGAAGGCGCGAACCGATCCCGAGCCCCTGCCCGAGACGCTGGACGGCCTGGCCGAGCGGGCCGAGGCGCGCAACCTGGTGACCCTCTATGCCGCCCTGGCCGACATCAGCCGCGAGGCCGTGCTGGAACAGTTCGGCGGACAGGGTTTCGGAGCGTTCAAGCCGGCTCTGGCCGAGCTGGCCGTCCAGTCGCTGGCCCCGGTCACTGCCGAAATGCGCCGCCTGATGGCCGCCCCCGACGAGATCGACCGCGTGCTGAAGGACGGGGCCGAGCGGGCGGCCGCCGTCGCCGATCCGGTGGTGGATGACGTCAAACGGATCGTGGGATTCTGGAGGGGATGA
- a CDS encoding cob(I)yrinic acid a,c-diamide adenosyltransferase — protein sequence MVTLNKIYTRTGDDGATRLASGAEVSKSDARVEAYGAVDELNAVIGIARLHSGQNDRIDAMLGRIQNELFDLGADLATPHDPAPTWEALRIVASQVDRLEAEIDWMNESLKALDSFILPGGSALAAHLHLARTVCRRAEREAVRLIEGGAAINPDALRYLNRLSDHLFVASRRANAGGSGDVLWKPGATR from the coding sequence ATGGTCACCCTGAACAAGATCTATACCCGCACCGGCGATGACGGGGCGACGCGCCTGGCCTCTGGCGCAGAGGTGTCCAAGAGCGATGCCCGGGTCGAGGCTTACGGCGCGGTGGACGAGCTGAATGCCGTCATCGGCATCGCCCGGCTGCATTCAGGCCAGAATGACCGCATCGACGCCATGCTGGGCCGTATCCAGAACGAGCTGTTCGACCTGGGGGCAGACCTGGCCACGCCGCATGACCCGGCCCCGACCTGGGAGGCGCTGAGGATCGTGGCCTCGCAGGTCGACCGACTGGAGGCCGAGATCGACTGGATGAACGAAAGCCTCAAGGCATTGGACAGCTTCATCCTGCCCGGCGGTTCGGCCCTGGCGGCCCATCTGCATCTGGCGCGGACCGTCTGTCGCCGGGCCGAGCGGGAGGCGGTGCGGCTGATCGAGGGCGGAGCAGCGATCAATCCCGACGCCTTGCGTTATTTGAACCGTCTGTCGGATCATCTGTTCGTCGCCTCGCGCCGGGCCAATGCGGGCGGCAGCGGTGACGTATTGTGGAAGCCCGGCGCAACGCGCTGA
- a CDS encoding Lrp/AsnC ligand binding domain-containing protein: MMTAIFVFIKCELGHANDVAADMVDNVEHVSEVYSTSGQYDLLAKFQLPKDMDIGTFVTRSVQTRPHIRDTFTVITFSPFLPTKG, encoded by the coding sequence ATGATGACCGCCATCTTTGTCTTCATCAAATGCGAGCTGGGGCACGCCAACGACGTGGCCGCGGATATGGTCGACAATGTCGAGCATGTGTCCGAGGTCTATTCCACCTCGGGACAATATGACCTGCTGGCCAAATTCCAGCTGCCCAAGGACATGGACATCGGCACCTTCGTGACCCGGTCGGTGCAGACGCGCCCGCACATCCGCGACACCTTCACCGTCATCACTTTTTCGCCCTTCCTGCCGACGAAGGGCTGA
- a CDS encoding twin transmembrane helix small protein — MGNVFDILVILAILAVAVTLGFGIYSLYRGGDYARTNSNKLMRLRVGLQAVAIVLLVAGMWWKSTQGG; from the coding sequence ATGGGAAACGTTTTCGACATACTGGTCATCCTCGCCATTCTGGCGGTCGCCGTGACATTGGGGTTTGGCATCTATTCGCTGTATCGCGGCGGCGACTATGCCCGGACCAATTCCAACAAGCTGATGCGACTGCGCGTCGGCCTGCAGGCCGTGGCGATCGTGCTGCTGGTCGCCGGTATGTGGTGGAAATCCACCCAGGGGGGCTGA
- a CDS encoding lipocalin family protein yields the protein MKAPSLKVLVLTAAATLTLSACAALQQGPVGNSAVPAPARTVDLGRYAGTWYEIGRYEAGFQRGCEGVTATYTQREDGLIGVVNTCRQDGLDGELRSVEGRAKVVEGSGNAKLKVSFFGPFYFGNYWILDHAEDYSWSIVGEGSGRYLWLLSRTPQPSDAVRQTILNRAQALGYDLTLLRPTQQPR from the coding sequence ATGAAGGCACCCTCTCTCAAAGTTCTGGTCCTGACGGCCGCTGCGACCCTGACCCTGTCCGCCTGCGCGGCCCTGCAGCAAGGTCCGGTCGGCAACAGCGCCGTGCCGGCCCCGGCCCGCACCGTCGATCTCGGACGCTATGCCGGCACCTGGTACGAAATCGGGCGCTATGAGGCGGGTTTCCAGCGCGGATGCGAGGGCGTCACGGCCACCTATACCCAGCGCGAAGATGGCCTGATCGGTGTGGTCAACACCTGTCGCCAGGACGGGCTCGACGGCGAACTGCGATCCGTCGAGGGCCGGGCCAAGGTCGTAGAAGGCAGCGGAAACGCCAAGCTGAAGGTGTCCTTCTTCGGCCCCTTCTATTTCGGCAACTACTGGATCCTCGACCATGCCGAGGACTATTCCTGGTCGATCGTGGGCGAAGGATCGGGCCGATACCTCTGGCTGCTCAGCCGCACCCCTCAGCCCAGCGACGCGGTCCGTCAGACGATCCTGAACCGCGCCCAGGCGCTGGGCTATGACCTGACCCTGCTGCGGCCGACGCAACAGCCCCGCTAG
- a CDS encoding Tat pathway signal protein yields MDRRALLGLSGSTASGPGEAAQASYIRFPTVTSTVVRRDGRRGVMSVETGIDVADAALRTRANQSAPRLRAAYSEVVQRAAGALPPGAPPNIDRLSQQLQAATDAVLGRAGARVLLGTVMVV; encoded by the coding sequence ATGGACAGGCGCGCGCTCCTTGGACTTTCCGGCTCAACCGCCAGCGGCCCCGGCGAGGCGGCCCAGGCCAGCTATATCCGCTTTCCCACTGTCACCTCCACGGTCGTCCGTCGCGACGGACGGCGCGGCGTCATGTCGGTCGAGACCGGGATCGACGTTGCGGACGCTGCCCTGCGGACCCGCGCCAACCAGTCCGCGCCCCGGCTGAGAGCCGCCTATAGCGAGGTTGTGCAACGCGCCGCCGGAGCCTTGCCGCCCGGTGCACCGCCCAATATCGATCGTCTGTCGCAGCAGTTGCAGGCCGCGACCGACGCGGTGCTGGGCCGGGCCGGCGCACGGGTTCTGCTCGGCACGGTCATGGTGGTCTGA
- a CDS encoding zinc-finger domain-containing protein, with protein sequence MPPRHPDTLVPPPEDVVVSSKRVACDGGSRTLGATLGHPLVYLDMGEDDFVECGYCDRRFVLSADPHAENEYLDPAARPPEAH encoded by the coding sequence ATGCCGCCCCGCCATCCCGATACTCTGGTTCCGCCGCCCGAAGACGTCGTCGTGTCATCCAAGCGCGTGGCCTGTGATGGCGGCAGCCGCACCCTGGGCGCGACTCTCGGACATCCGCTGGTCTATCTGGACATGGGCGAGGATGATTTCGTCGAGTGCGGCTATTGCGATCGCCGCTTCGTGCTGTCGGCCGACCCCCACGCCGAGAACGAATACCTCGACCCTGCCGCCCGTCCGCCAGAGGCGCACTGA
- a CDS encoding acyl-CoA dehydrogenase family protein: MPLILTEEQTMLKEAADGFLSENAPIAHLRHLRDSRDADGVSRDLWRAFGEMGFAGVIIPEAHGGSGLGAVEAGVMAEALGRTLTPSPFMGSGVLSARVLIEAGSPEQQAAWLPRIAAGEAIVALAVDEGAKHAPSKITTTAQRSGNGFVLNGAKGFVLDGHIADALIVVALTENGLTLFLVDPKTPGIEIERTIMVDAHNAARVTLTDVQVDADAVIGAVDGGEGPLEAALNLGRACAAASLTGAGDQAFQTTLEYLRTRKQFGKLIGEFQALQHRAAHLFTEIELARAAVLGALQRLDAGHETAPLAVSIAKAKAGRVAELAVQEAVQMHGGVGMTDEYDVGLFMKRVRVLNELLGDAGFHTERLARTQGY, translated from the coding sequence ATGCCCCTGATCCTGACCGAAGAACAGACCATGCTGAAGGAGGCCGCCGACGGCTTCCTGAGCGAGAACGCCCCGATTGCCCATCTTCGCCACCTGCGCGACAGCCGCGACGCGGACGGGGTCTCGCGCGATCTGTGGCGGGCCTTTGGCGAGATGGGGTTTGCCGGCGTGATCATTCCCGAGGCCCACGGCGGATCGGGCCTGGGGGCGGTCGAGGCGGGCGTGATGGCCGAGGCCCTCGGCCGGACCCTGACGCCCAGTCCCTTCATGGGCTCGGGCGTGCTGTCGGCGCGGGTGCTGATCGAGGCCGGATCGCCGGAGCAGCAGGCCGCCTGGCTGCCGCGCATCGCGGCGGGCGAGGCGATCGTTGCCTTGGCGGTCGATGAGGGGGCCAAACACGCCCCGTCCAAGATCACGACGACGGCACAGCGATCGGGCAATGGCTTTGTTCTGAACGGGGCCAAGGGTTTCGTGCTGGACGGCCACATTGCCGATGCCCTGATTGTGGTGGCGCTGACAGAGAACGGCCTGACCCTGTTCCTGGTCGATCCGAAGACGCCGGGCATAGAGATCGAGCGGACCATCATGGTGGATGCCCACAATGCCGCGCGTGTCACCCTGACCGACGTTCAGGTCGATGCCGATGCGGTGATCGGTGCCGTGGACGGGGGCGAAGGCCCGTTGGAGGCCGCGCTGAACCTGGGCCGGGCCTGTGCCGCAGCCTCCCTGACGGGGGCTGGCGATCAGGCGTTTCAGACCACGCTGGAATACCTGCGCACCCGCAAACAGTTCGGCAAGCTGATCGGCGAGTTTCAGGCCCTGCAACACCGGGCGGCCCATCTGTTCACGGAGATCGAACTGGCGCGGGCGGCGGTGCTGGGCGCGCTGCAGCGGCTGGATGCGGGCCATGAGACCGCGCCCCTGGCCGTCTCGATCGCCAAGGCCAAGGCCGGACGCGTCGCCGAACTGGCGGTTCAGGAGGCGGTGCAGATGCACGGCGGCGTCGGCATGACCGACGAATACGACGTCGGGCTGTTCATGAAGCGGGTGCGTGTCCTGAACGAGCTTTTGGGCGACGCCGGATTTCACACCGAACGGCTGGCCCGCACCCAGGGCTATTGA
- a CDS encoding dienelactone hydrolase family protein: MDTLSARWARLEPFAQVFGPDDDRPRPAVLLFHGCGGLRDHLPLYAQAAVAAGWRAVIVDSYAPRGWSRMFALGAVCSGIALRGWERAGDVLATIEGVSRRADVDASRLAVAGWSHGGWSIMEAMSADPAPRGAMGVLDAERCDLSGIKAAYLCYPYVGIAAPNRMRPWRHCPRILAVTARRDHLTTVSNAERVNAMLRSCGAEVESWIAEGTHSFDEPMNAPPMRHDPELTRQALDRFRRLLEDTAPALTA, encoded by the coding sequence ATGGACACCTTGAGCGCTCGCTGGGCCCGGCTGGAACCCTTCGCCCAGGTTTTCGGGCCCGATGATGATCGGCCGCGCCCGGCGGTGCTGCTGTTCCACGGTTGCGGAGGGCTGCGGGATCACCTGCCCCTGTATGCCCAGGCGGCAGTGGCGGCGGGCTGGCGGGCTGTGATCGTCGATTCCTACGCGCCGCGCGGCTGGAGCCGGATGTTCGCCCTGGGGGCTGTCTGTTCGGGGATTGCGCTGCGAGGCTGGGAACGGGCGGGCGATGTCCTGGCCACCATCGAGGGTGTCTCACGCCGGGCCGATGTCGATGCCTCGCGCCTCGCCGTGGCCGGATGGAGCCATGGCGGCTGGTCGATCATGGAGGCGATGAGCGCCGACCCCGCCCCGCGCGGGGCCATGGGGGTGTTGGATGCGGAGCGCTGCGATCTGTCGGGGATCAAGGCGGCCTATCTCTGCTATCCCTATGTCGGGATTGCCGCGCCGAACCGGATGCGCCCGTGGCGGCATTGCCCGCGCATCCTGGCCGTCACGGCCCGGCGCGATCACCTGACCACCGTCTCGAACGCCGAGCGGGTCAATGCCATGCTGCGATCCTGCGGCGCCGAGGTCGAATCCTGGATCGCCGAGGGCACCCATTCCTTTGACGAGCCGATGAACGCCCCGCCGATGCGGCACGACCCCGAGCTGACCCGTCAGGCCCTGGACCGGTTCCGCCGCCTGCTGGAAGACACGGCCCCGGCCCTCACGGCCTGA
- a CDS encoding S41 family peptidase, producing the protein MRKLLLVGCAALVLGGSAAAVASQTPRNETFRMLELFGDVLAMVEQAYVVPVDNKKLIEAALQGMMTALDPHSNYLPPDGFGDLRERTEGQYSGVGLTISSEGGLVKVISPMDGGPAARAGVMPGDVISVIDGQNAAGLTVSEVSDKLRGATGTSVSVTFLRDGSDPLEVTLTREIIKVESVTGRVEGDFGYIRIATFNENTGRELTETITRLKTENPALKGYVLDLRNNGGGLLTASVAVSDAFLERGEIVSQRGRRPEQIERYSARPGDLIDGLPLVVLINYGSASASEIVAGALKDHERATVVGLTSFGKGSVQTVIPLRNGADGALSITTARYYTPSGSSIQKIGIEPDLEVSRSVEEARIVSRSNFTYSEAAYATALDASIGAERRGPHTPVEAPGEDWPEDKDYQLERAFDVLRAGGDLSQLAAAPAGIIVTPAGTEVAEAPAETTPEE; encoded by the coding sequence ATGCGTAAACTGCTTCTCGTCGGATGCGCCGCCCTGGTTCTGGGAGGCAGCGCCGCGGCCGTGGCCAGCCAGACCCCCCGCAACGAAACCTTCCGGATGCTGGAGCTGTTCGGCGACGTTCTGGCCATGGTCGAACAGGCCTATGTGGTGCCGGTCGACAACAAGAAGCTGATCGAGGCGGCGCTGCAGGGCATGATGACGGCCCTGGATCCGCACTCGAACTATCTGCCGCCGGACGGCTTCGGCGATCTGCGCGAGCGGACCGAAGGCCAGTATTCGGGCGTGGGCCTGACCATCAGTTCCGAGGGTGGTCTGGTGAAGGTCATCTCGCCCATGGATGGCGGTCCGGCCGCGCGCGCGGGCGTCATGCCCGGCGACGTGATCTCGGTCATCGACGGCCAGAACGCGGCCGGCCTGACGGTGTCGGAGGTGTCTGACAAGCTGCGCGGGGCCACCGGCACCAGCGTTTCGGTCACCTTCCTGCGCGACGGCTCCGATCCGCTGGAGGTCACCCTGACCCGCGAGATCATCAAGGTGGAGTCGGTCACCGGCCGGGTCGAAGGCGACTTTGGCTACATCCGCATCGCCACCTTCAACGAGAACACCGGCCGGGAACTGACCGAGACCATCACCCGGCTGAAGACCGAGAACCCGGCGCTGAAGGGCTATGTGCTGGACCTGCGCAACAACGGTGGCGGGCTGCTGACCGCCTCGGTCGCGGTGTCCGACGCCTTCCTGGAACGCGGCGAAATCGTCAGCCAGCGTGGACGTCGCCCCGAGCAGATCGAGCGCTATTCGGCCCGGCCCGGCGACCTGATCGACGGCCTGCCTCTGGTGGTGCTGATCAACTATGGCTCGGCCTCGGCGTCCGAGATCGTGGCGGGCGCGCTGAAGGATCACGAGCGGGCCACGGTCGTCGGCCTGACCAGCTTCGGCAAGGGATCGGTCCAGACGGTCATTCCGCTGCGCAATGGCGCGGACGGAGCCCTGTCGATCACCACGGCGCGCTACTACACCCCCTCTGGCAGCTCTATCCAGAAGATCGGCATCGAGCCGGACCTGGAGGTCTCGCGCTCGGTCGAGGAGGCGCGGATCGTCTCCCGGTCCAACTTCACCTATTCCGAAGCCGCCTATGCCACGGCGCTGGATGCCTCGATCGGGGCCGAGCGGCGCGGTCCGCACACCCCGGTCGAAGCGCCCGGCGAGGACTGGCCCGAGGACAAGGACTATCAGCTGGAGCGGGCGTTCGACGTGCTGCGCGCCGGGGGCGACCTGAGCCAACTGGCCGCCGCGCCAGCCGGCATCATCGTCACGCCCGCCGGGACCGAGGTGGCCGAAGCCCCGGCCGAGACCACGCCCGAGGAATGA